GGTTATGACTATACCGACTCCAATAGAACCTATAATCCACCCTAAATTTGATTTTATCTTTTTAAATTTGCTACTCAATCTACTATCCCCTACCCTGTACTTCTTTGTTACTATTATATGTTTACTTTTTATTTTCGTGACAAAAAAATTAGGATGCAATTGCATCCTAATCAAAGCTCTTAGTAATTAGAAGAATTCCATCACTAAAACTTATCTCTACTTTGCTGTCTATGAACCTGTTTGAAACAGTTAAACTGCTGCCTAACTTTAAGTGATAATTATTAAGACTATACTTGGCTCCTCTAATGCTTATATTGCTTACATCTGAGCCATACGCAAGAAGCGAAAAGTATTCATCTGTTTTTCCATATATAGATAGCGATTTATTGGCAAGCCACATAGTATTTTTTTCATCTCTTATGTATGCCTGAATCTTGGTATTTAGGCACTTCATTAACAACCCTAAGTTTCCAAATGTATGGTCCAACCTATTTCCTGTGCATCCTAATAATGCTATTTGGTCAGGTTTTAATTCTATTGCCTTTATTAAAGCAAGTTCTGAATCTGTTTCATCCTTTTCCGAAGGATGTTCTTCTATAACGCAATTTCTGCTAGAAAAATACATAAGAGCTTTTTCATCAATAGAATCAAAATCACCTATTAGATAGTCTGGATTAATTTTGTATTCAAGGAGACAGTTAGCGCCACTGTCAGCGCAAATCAATACGCAGTCACCTTGTAGTTCATTCATAATTAAGTCTAGGCTTGGTGGAACTCCTCCAGCAATAATAACAGCTTTCATATTATAATCCTCTTTTTAAGTTCTTTATATTCTCCTCAATTTTATTATGCTTAAATACAGCAGAACCTGCAACAATAACATTTGCTCCACAATCTACAACTTGTTTTATATTTTCAATATCAACCCCACCATCTACTTCAATTAATAGATTTGGATTCAACTCATTACTTAAATTCTTCACTTCCTGAATTTTTGAGGAAGCATAACTTATAAACTTTTGTCCTCCAAAACCAGGGTTAACGGACATTATTAAAACCATATCCAGATATGGAATTAAATTTTCTATATTTTTCACTGGAGTTCCAGGGTTTAAAGCAACAGCAGCTTTTATTCCAAAGCTTTTTATATAGTTTATAGTCCTATCGATATGTCTATCAGCTTCATAATGTACTGTTAATATGTCAGCACCTGCTTTAACAAAATCCTCTATATATCTACCAGGTTCTTCTATCATTAGGTGAACATCAAATGGAAGCGTTGAATACTTTCTAATACTCTTTATAATTGGAGGTCCAAAAGTGATATTAGGAACAAATCTTCCATCCATAACATCTAAATGAATGATATCTGCCCCATACTTTTGTAACTCTTCTACCTGATATCCTAATTTTGAAAAATCCGCTGATAGCACGGAAGGAGCTATTTTAATCATACCTAATCCTCCTATTTATCAATTCTTCAAGCGTTTTTACATAAAAATCATATCTTTCCTTATTAATATGATTTTCCTCTACAGCATTTTTTATCGAGCATCCAGGCTCTTTATAATGAAGGCATCCTGCAAATTTACATCCATTTAGATATTCTTCAAACTCAGGGAAACAGTATTGAAGCTCATCTTTAGGTATAAAGTCTATCTCCAAAGATGAAAACCCAGGTGTATCTACTATATAACCATTTTCATAGTCAACAAGTTCACTATGCCTAGTAGTATGTTTTCCTCTTCCAAGCTTTTCACTTATAACTCCAGTTTTCATTACATCGCTGCCTATAAGTTTATTTAGAAGAGTAGACTTTCCTACGCCAGAAGGACCGCAAAAAACTGTTATATTATCACCTAGCTTATGCCTTAAGGAATCTACACCGTCACCTTCCTTCGCCTTCAAAAATACTATCTCATACCCAGTTCCCTTCAATAATTGGATTATATTCTCATAATCTTTAAGTTCAACCAAATCCATCTTGTTAATACATATAACAATTTTTAAATTGTTATATGAGCATAGAATTAAAAACTTATTAATTAAATCCATATTAACTTCAGGATTAACCAATGTAAATACAACGAAGGCTTGTGTTACATTCGCAACAGTAGGTCTAGTGAGTTCATTTATTCTTCTATGAATAGACTCTATTACGCCCTTACCACTTTTAACTGAAATATCAACATTATCGCCTACCATAGGGGTAAGTTCATTATATCTGAACTTACCCCTAGCTTTACATTCATACACGTTTTTATCAACTTTTACATAGTAAAATCCACCAATTCCTTTTATTATAGTTCCTTCCATATGTCCTCCGAATTTAACCTTTCATGTTTAGCCAACTTTTAAGATTTAGTTTCTCCACCAGTAGAAGGTGGAGGAGTTGCTGGTTTAGCAGTAACATTAATTACTGTACCAACTGATACTGGAGTATCAGCTGTTGGATCTTGGCTGATGACTATATCTGTATCTTTAGCTGTGGCATTAATTTTAAGACCTAGTTTTTCTAATTCATTTCTTGCCTTTTCCACAGTTAAATCTGTTAACTTTGGAACCTTAACTTTTTTTTCAATACCAATAGTTATATCTACCGTACTTCCTTCCTTAACATTTTGAGTATTTGCATTTGGCTTTTGATTTATAACTTTATCAATTTGTTTTACATCTGTAGTTTCAATAGTAGTTTTGTTTCCGAGTTTAAGATTCACGCTGCCTAACAATGTTTCTGCTTCAGATACACTACGTCCTCTTAAATCTGGAACTGTAACATACTTTATTTTTGTACCCTTACTTATAACTAAATCAATTTTAGAATTTTTCGAAGCTTGTGCAGCAGCGTCTGGAGTTTGACTTATTATTGAGTCTTTTGGTACAGTTTCACTATACTCAAAAGATTTATCACCTACTAAAAAACCGCTATTTTCTATCATTTTACTAGCTGAAGCTATATCAAGATTTGTAACATCAGGAATATTAGATGTTTGAGGTCCTGCGCTAACATACACTCTAACCTCTGTGTTAGATTTTGTTGTTTCGCCCTCTTCTGGAGAACTGGATATTACGGTTCCTTCTGGACTATCACTTTTTTCCCTTGAGACTACTTGCAGCTGTAATCCTACATTCTTTAGCGCTGCTTCAGCATCTTTCTCATTTAAGCCTTTTATCTTAGGTACTATAACATCCTTAGTTGTAGCAGTTTGATTTTTAGGGGCTGATTTTGTGCTTTTTAGATACCATCCAGAAAAGAATCCCGCAGCAATTACTAATAAAGCTAATGGAATTAAAATCAGTATTATTTTCTTTCTGCTTCTTTTGGGAGTTTCTTCCTCTAAATCTTCATCTGTATTTGATAAAGGACTCATTATCTTAGTATGCTCATCTGAAAAATTACCTATTTCAACCTTATATTCTGAATTATTCTTTATTCTTTGTAAATCTAATAGCATATCCTTAACATTTTGATATCTGCTTATAGCATCCTTCTGCATAGACTTAAGAATAAGATTATTTAGCCCTTCAGGCAAATTATTATTTATTTGCTTTGGAGGTACAACTTCTTCCTGTAAATGCTTTAATGCTACTGAAACTGGGCTCTCTGCGTCATAAGGTACCCTTCCTGTTACCATTTCATAAAGAACTATACCCAAGGAATATATATCTGTTCTAGCATCTACAAAAGCTCCTTTTGCTTGCTCCGGTGAAAAATAATGCGCTGAGCCCATAACTTTATTTGTATTAGTAATAGTTGCAGAATTAGCAGCCTTCGCAATCCCAAAATCAGTCACCTTAACATTTCCATCATCTGTTACCAGAATATTTTGAGGCTTTATATCTCTATGGACTATCCCTGTTTTATGCGCACATTCTAATGCTTTTGCAATTTGAATGGAAATATCAATTGCCCTGTTATAATCTAGTCTTCCATTTTGTATAATTAGCTCCTTAAGAGTTTTCCCATTAACGTATTCCATTACTATATAATTAACATTATCCTGCGAACCAACATCATAAATATTAACAATATTATTGTGTGAAATGCTTCCAGCTGCAGCCGCTTCAGCTTTAAATTTGTCTACAAATTCTTTATCCCTTGAATACTCTTCTTTGAGTATCTTGACTGCAACGAATCTATTTAGCAAATGGCACTTTGCTTTATAAACTTCTGCCATTCCACCTTCACCAATTTTTTCAAGAATTTCATATCTGTTTCCTAGCAAAGTCCCAATCATTCTTACACTCTCCCTCAAAAATAATAACTGTTATATTATCTCTTCCGCCTCTTTCCTTGCTCAAATTTACTAGCCTATCACAAGCGTCAGAGATTGATGTCTTCATAACTACTTCATAAATTTCTAAATCGGTTAAGGAGTTAGATAATCCATCAGTACATAGTATTACTCTATCAATTTCCTTTAAATCAATTGTATAAATATCAATATCTACTACGGGAGCTGTACCTAATGCTCGGGTTATAATATTTTTATTCGGATGTACCGCAGCTTCTTCTATGGTTATAGAGCCGTTATCTACTAATTGCTGCACTAGAGAATGATCCTTTGTAACTTGATGAATTCCTTTATTATCAATTACATAGCATCTGCTATCACCAACATTTGCGACTACCATGTTGCTATCTTTTATTAAACACGCAGTTATCGTTGTACCCATTCCATTAAGTGAAGAATTAGTTTTAGAAAACTCATATACTTTCTTATTAGAAAATTGTATAGCCTCTGATAATACTCTTTCTAAGTTTTCAATAGAATCCATAGAATTAATATATTCTATGGCAGAATCTACAGCCATTTTACTAGCAACTTCACCAGCATTATGTCCTCCCATGCCGTCTGCAACTATGTAAATTTTTTTTTGGTTGTCCTCATGATAACCAACATAATCTTCATTGAGTTTTCTAACATTGCCTATATCTGTTAGTAACCCCACCATTTTTCACACCCCTTTTTTTGTGTTTTTATCTTCAAGATAGCTTCGCCTTAGCTGTCCGCATGCTGCATTAATATCAGCGCCCATCTCTTTTCTTATAGTAGTCTCTATTCCAAAGTCTACCAGCTTATTATAAAATGCTTTAACATTATCAGAAGTAGCCTTTTCATAGGAATTTTCTTTTATTTCATTAACAGGTATTAAATTAACGTGACATAATAGACCTCTTAATAGTTGTATTAACTCCTCAGCCTGTTCTATTCCGTCGTTAATTCCTTTAACTAGTGAATACTCAAAAGTTATTCTTCTATTAGTTTTTTGAATATAGTTTTTACAAGCTTCAATAATCTCTTCAATAGAATATCTATTAGCTATCGGCATCATAGTTTTTCTTAATACATCATTAGGTGAATGTAGAGAAATTGCAAGCGTTATCTGCAAATTTTCCTCAGCCAGATCATAAATTTTAGGAACTATTCCACATGTGGAAAGAGTAATATGCCGCTGTCCTATATTAAGTCCATAATCAGAGTTTACTATGTTTATAAATTTTAATACATTTTCATAATTATCTAATGGTTCTCCACTCCCCATAAGTACAATGTTAGAAATCCTCTCTCCTATTGCTTTCTGGGAAGCTAAAATCTGTCCTAATATTTCACCAGAGCTTAAATTTCTGACTACACCTCCAATAGTTGAAGCACAAAACCTGCAACCCATTCTACAGCCTATCTGTGTAGATACACAAACTGAATTTCCGTGTTTATATTTCATAACCACAGTTTCAATTACATTTCCATCTCTATAACCCAAAAGAAACTTTTCTGTATCATCTGAAGTTGACTTCAGCGATTCGATGATTTTGGGCACTTCGATATAAAATGACTTCATAAGTTTATCTCTTAACGCAACAGGAATATTATTCATATCATTAAAATCCCAATTGTTTTTATAAATCCAATCATAAACCTGTTTAGCTCTAAACTGGCTTTCACTGTTTTCCTTCATCCACTCTTTTAATTCTTGCAAACTCAAATCAAGAATATTTAACATATACACACCTACCGTATTCTTCTGAATTTTACTATAAAGAACCCATCCATATACTCATTAGGCAAAATCGTTACACCATATTCATCATATAGAATATTATCAAGTTCGCCATAATAAAGTTTTTCAATGCTATAATTAGGAAAGTTTGAGACAAACCACCTTACATTATCCTCATTTTCTTTTTTGTTCAGTGTACATGTAGAATATAGTAACACACCGCCTATTTTAACATATTTTGCAGCATTACCCATAATATTTCTCTGAATCTTTATAATTTCTTTGAGCTGCTTTAAATCTTTTGTCCATTTGATTTCTGGCTTTTTTCTTATAATTCCTAGTCCTGAACAAGGCACATCTATCAAAACTCGTTCTGCAGAATCTCTAAGAGCCTCATTATAAGCAGACGCATCCAATACATCGCACTGTATATTTGTTATTCCTAACCTCTTAGAGTTCTGTTCAATAAGAGGCAGTTTATCTTTATGTATATCGTAAGCTTGTACCTTGCCTGTATTATTCATTAATTCTGAAATGTGAGTTGTTTTCCCGCCAGGAGCGCTACAAAGATCCAAGACTTTAATATTTGGTATGACATCCATTGATGGTGCAACAAGCATAGCACTTTCATCCTGTACAGTTATTAAACCCTCCATAAAAAGTGGATTTTTCTCTATACTTTTGCCTTTTAGTATTCTAATAGCCTCTGGGCAGACTACACCATCTTTTACATCGTATTCCATATCCTTAAGTTTTCTTATGGCTTCATCAAAATTAGTCTTTAAATTGTTAACCCTAACAGTAACTCCGGGTGTACTGTTAAGGCCATTTAATATTAATTCGCCTTTTTCTTCCCCATATTGTTCTACAAAGAATTTTACCATCCATGGCTCATAAGAATATTTGAAGCAAATAGCCTCTATTTTATTATTTTCATCGTAAAAAACTTTGGATTTATTTCTTAAATAGTTTCTAAGAACTGCGTTTACAAATTTTGAAGCTTGAATAGATTTGTATTTTTTAGCTATATCTACAGCTTCATTTACAGCTGCAAATTCTGGAACCTTATCTAAAAATAAAATCTGATATAATGCAGTCCTTAGAATACTTACTATATAACCATCCATTTTTGAAAGTTTTTGCTTTAAAAAAGAGGATAATATTTTATCTATTGTATATTTATACTTCAATGTTCCGTATACAATTTCAGTAACTAATCCTTTATCCCTATCATTCAAATTAACTTTATTAAGGGTTGAATTTAATGCTATGTTAGAGTAAGCACCTTTATTTAATATTGTATCTATTATATCAACTGCAACTTTTCTTGTAATGTTCATCATTTACCTCAATTAATGTGATTGATTAATCACTATTTCTATTGCTCATCATAATAAGCCTTAGTAGTTGTGAAACTGCCATAAGTGCAGCAGCAACATAAGTCATAGCAGCGGCATCTAGCACAGCTTTAGCACCACTTAACTCATTTGTGTAAAGTATTCCCTTATCAGAAAGTATAGTTATCGCTCTTTTAGAAGCATTAAATTCTACAGGTAGTGTTATTAGCTGAAATACTACTACAGCTGAAAATAAAAGTATCCCAAAGTTTATCAGGTTAGCCCATCCTAGCACTAATCCAAGCACAAATAAACCCCATGATAAATTTGAGCTTATATTTACTAATGGTATAATTGAATTTCTTATAGTTAACGGAGCATATTTTAATTTATGTTGTATGGCATGACCTGTTTCATGTGCAGCTACACCAATAGAAGCAACGGAAGTACCATAAAATACTTCCTTGGAAAGTCTCATAACTCTGCTCCTAGGGTCATAATGGTCAGAGAGCCTGCCTGGAACGACTTCTACAGGGATATCATAAAGACCACTTGTATCTAGAAGCATTCTCGCTGTTTGTGCACCAGTAAGCCCACTCATGCTGTAGACCTTTGAATATTTTTCAAAGGTAGAACTAACTTTCGTCTGAGCCCAAAAGGACACAATTAGAGCTGGTACTAGAATTAAAAAATTTGAATATCCATAAAACATAAATATCACCTCTTTAAATTAAACTAAAATTACGCCTTCCTTAATTTCATGCCCTTTTACATATTCCTCCACCCTTAAAGGCTTACCTCCTGGGAATTGTATAGACTTTACTAGCAAAATACCATTACCAGTAGAAACCTCTATTCCAGACTTGCCAACCTTTAAAATTGTTCCTGGTTTATTTGGAGTTTTATAATCAATTATTTCTGATTGATATATCTTCATTAAATTATTTTCATATTGGGTATAAGCAATAGGCCATGGATTTAGACCTCTTATCAAGTTATTAATCTCTATACTGCTTAAAGCCCAATTAATTCTAGCAGTATCTTTAGATAACATTGAAGCATAGCAACTATCTTCATCATTTTGCTTTTGAGGAGTTACCTCACCATTTCTTAGTTTTTCAATTGTTTCTACTAGTAAATTTGAACCATCTATCATCAAAATATCATGCAGTTCTCCAGCAGTCATTGTATCTGTAATTTCAATTTCACTTCTTAGAAGCATATCACCTGTATCAAGCCCTACATCCATAAGCATTGTTGTATTTCCAGTTTTGGTTTCTCCATTAATTATTGCCCAATTAATAGGAGCAGCTCCTCTATATTTAGGAAGTAGCGAAGCATGTAGGTTTATGCAACCCATTTTAGGAATATCTAATATCTCTTTTGGTAGTATTTGTCCAAAAGCAACAACAATAATAAAGTCAGGATTTATTTTTCTTAGCACATCTATGCATTCTCTATCATTCTTTATTTTAACAGGTTGATATACAGGAATATCGTGTTTTAAAGCTTCCTCTTTCACAAAAGACATAGTTACTTTATTTCCTCTTCCTTTAGGTCTATCAGGTTGAGTATAAACAGCACATACATTATATTTTTCAACTATTTTTTTTAGTGAAGGTACCGCAAATTCTGGAGTACCCATAAAAACTATATTCAAAGTCTATTCCTCTCCTTCAATAAGCTTATCAACAAACAAAATACCATTTAAATGATCTATTTCATGACAAAAGGCCCTAGCTAATAGACCTTCTCCTTCTACAGTTACTTCTTCTCCCTTTTCGTTTAAACCTCTTACTTTTACCTTTTCTGGTCGAAGCACTTTCCCCTGTTCTCCAGGTATACTTAAGCACCCTTCTTCATCTATATACTCACCGTATGTTTCTAGTATCTCAGGATTAATCAAATTTATAGGTCCATTACCTACATCTATAACAATAACTCTCTTGAGTATTCCTACCTGTGGAGCAGCCAATCCAACGCCATCAGCTGCATACATTGTTTCCTGCATATCTTTGATTAAGGTTAAAATCCTTTCGTTGATTTCATCCACTGGTTTACTTTTTTTTCTTAATAATTCATCTCCGATTTTTCTTATATTTCTAATTGCCATATTCATAACCTCCAAATTTATTTTTATAATAAACTGTTTGGATTGATATCCAAGCTTACTCTAATCTCAGTATATACTTCCTTTAGAGTTTGATAAATAATATCTTTTATTTTATTTGCTATACCAGAATCAATATTTCCTTTCAAAATAATTTGCCATCTGTACTGTTCATTAATTTTTGATATAGCAGAAGGACATGGTCCTAACATTTCTATTTTATCATCATTTTGCAACATATTTTTCAAGATATAACCAATATTTTGTATACTTTTTATTAATAAATTCTCATTTTTACTGCTTAAATTGATCAATAAAATCTTTGAAAAAGGAGGATAGTTCATATCTTTTCTGATACTTATCTCGTCACTGTAAAAACCTTCATAATTATTTGATGCTGAATGAACTATGCTATAATGATCAGGTGTATATGTCTGTACTATAACTTTACCATGCTTTTCTCCCCTTCCAGCCCTCCCAGAAACCTGAGTAATAAGTTGAAAAGTTCTCTCTGCAGACCGGAAATCAGGAAGGTTTAAAGATAAGTCAGCAGCTATGACACCAACTAATGTAACATTCTTAAAATCTAATCCCTTAGCAATCATTTGAGTTCCGATAAGTATATCTGCTTTATATTCTTTAAATGTGTTGTATATATTTTCATAAGAGTTTTTTTTTCTAGTTGTATCAAAATCCATTCTAAGTGTTCTAGCCTTTGGGAAATACTTATTCACTTCCTGCTCAATTTTTTCTGTACCAACTCCAAAGTATTTTACGTATTTGCTTCCACATTTAGGGCATATATTAGTTGCTCTTTTCTTCATTCCACAGTAATGGCAAACCAAAGAACCATTTTCATTATGATAAGTTAATGAAATATCACAGTTATCACATTTAAATACGTAGCCGCACTTCCTGCAAGAAACGAATGGTGAATATCCCCTTCTATTTAAAAACAAAATACTTTGTTCATTACTGCTGAGGCTATTTTCTAATTCTTCAAAAAGCCTTTTACTAAACATAGATTTATTATTAGACATAAGTTCTTCCCTCATATCTATAAGCTCTATCTTTGGAAGCAATGCATTATCAGCTCTGTTTTTAAGGGTTATCAACTTTATATCCTTATTTTTTGATTTATAGTATGTTTCCATAGATGGTGTTGCAGAACCTAATATTAATTTGGCATCACTATTCTCACACTTAAATAGTGCAATGTCTACAGCACTATACTTTGGATCACTATCCGATTTATAACTAGACTCATGCTCTTCATCAATAACAATTAAACCTAAATTATCAAATGGTAAAAATATAGCTGATCGAGCACCTATTGCCACCTTAACGTTTTTATTTTTCACTCTCAGCCATTCATCATACCTTTCACCCTCAGAAAGCTTGCTGTGAAACACAGTTATATCTTTTCCAAATCTCCCCTTAAATCTTTCCACCATTTGAGGGGTTAAGGATATTTCGGGAACAAGTATTATAGAGTCCTTTCCTTCTTTAAGCATTTGATTAACTAAATTCATATATATTTCTGTTTTTCCGCTGCCAGTTACCCCATGAATCAAAAAAGTTTTATCGCTTGAATTATTAATTATATCTACCGCATTTAACTGTTCTAGATTCAAAGCATTCTCTTTATATTCAGTATAATTTCTTTCATTATATCTGTTTATAATAATTTCTTCATTTGTTAAAAACCCATGCTTTAACAAAGTGTTTATAGAAGATACAGATACTTGATATTTTTTACTAATTTCATTTTTATTAAACTTTCCATTGTTATTAAAAACTATATTATATAGACTATCATAGGGTTCCTTACAGTATTTGCCTTCTAGTTTCTTTGCAACATATATAACTTGATTTATCTTATTTCTCATCCCTCTGGTTACACCAGAGGGAAGCAGCGCTTTAATACATTCTATATAAGTGCAAAGATATTTTTCTCTCATATACTCTATAAGTTCTAAATCCTTTGGTTCTAGTAGCGAATATTCTTCGCATGTATCTGCTATTTCTTTTACAGTTGAACTAGCTTGAAAATCGTTAAATAAGCTTACTACAAACCCGTCTATTCTCTTATTTCCTAATCCAAAGGGAACCTTTACTCTATATCCAAGCTTTATGATTTTTCTATACTTTTCTGGAATTGCATAGGTAAAAACTTTATCAACTTGAATAGAATTGTTATTTACTATAACTCCAGCATACTTATACACTTAATCACCCTTTGTTATTATAATAAATTAAAAAGGGCTCATCCTGAAATGAATTTATCAGGTCTGCCCCCCAAAGTTATTAGTATTTATGAATTTATAAAATTAAATAGTTCTCTAGCCACTAATCTCTTAGACATTCTATCTAATTGCTTTATAGAACCATTTTTATTAAATATAACAACCTTATTTTCATCAACAGCAAAGCCTGCATCTTCGCTAGTTATATCATTTGCAACGATATAATCTAAATTCTTATTAGCAAGTTTAATCTTTGCATTTTCTATTAAGTTATTGCTTTCAGCAGCAAAACCTATAAGCACTTGATGCTTTTTTATTTCTCCAAGTTTTTTCAAGATATCATTATCCCTTATAAATGTTAAAGTTAAATCATCTTCTATTTTCTTTATTTTCTGTTCTGAGTATTCTCTAGGTTTATAATCAGCAACAGCAGCGGATTTAATAACAATATCTTGTGTTGGAAAATATTCGATAACTTTATCAAACATCTCTTGATTTGTTTTAACACTGATAAAGTTTACACCAAATGGAGGTGTAATGTTAGTAGGTCCAGATATCAACGTAACTTTTGCACCTCTGTCTCTTGCCTCTTCAGCTATAGCAAATCCCATTTTTCCAGAAGATCTATTTGTAATATATCTAACTGGATCTATCGGGGCTATGGTGGGTCCAGCAGTTACTAGTACTCTCTTATTTTGCAAATCTTTTTTATCATATAGTTTACTTAATACTATTTCACAAATAAGCTTGGTGTCTGCTAATTTCCCCTCTCCTACATCTCCACAAGCTAATCTTCCGCTGGCTGGTGAAATAAAGCTGTATCCTAAATTTTTAAGCTTTGCAATATTTTCTTGAACTATAGGATTTATATACATATTCGTGTTCATAGCAGGTGCAAAAACTACAGGTGCCGTGGAAGCCATAATTGTTGTTGTAAGCATATCGTCTGCAATACCACTTGCTACTTTACCTATAACATTTGCAGTTGCAGGAATAATAAGCATTAAGTCCGCTTTCTTAGCAAGAGAAATATGCTGTATCTCCCAAGCCTTAGGTTCAGCAAACATATCTGTTACAACCATGTTTTGACTTAAAGATTGAAAACTAAGCGGATTGACAAACTTTACTGCGCTATCTGTCATTATTACATTTATATTTATATTGTTTTTTCTGAGACTACTAATAACATCTAAAGCTTTGTAAGCAGCAATACCACCGCAAACTCCAACCACCACAGTTTTTTCAGAATTCATGCTATTTAATTCCTTCTTTCACTGTTTCGTATACTATTTCACCTGAATAAACCTCGTTTATAGCTACAGTTAAAGGCTTATTTTTTTCTGTATCGATTAATGGTTTACTGCCATCTATTATTTGTCTAGCTCTCTTTGAAGTTATTATTACCAATGAATATCTGTTGTCAACTTTGTTTAACAAATCTACTATAGATGGATTAATCATAGAGTTGTTCATGAATTGACTCCTCCTTTGAATTTAAAATTGTATCTTTAATTCTATCTACTCTACATCTTTCTGCGACCACAATGCTTTCTATTTTCTTTACTGCTTCTTCAACTGTATCATTAACCACAGCATAACTATATTTTGATACATAGTTAATCTCTTTATAGGCAGACTTAAATCTAGTCATCAGAGATTCTGGAGTCTCACTCCCTCTTCTTATTATTCTTTGTTTTAATTCTTCCATAGATGGCGGAAGAATAAAAATGAAAATCCCCTCTCTAAATGCTTCTTTAACTTTTAACGCCCCTTGTATATCAATCTCTAAAATCACATCTTTGCCGCTTTCAAGTACTTTTAAAACATTAGATTTAGGAGTTCCATAATAATTTCCATAGACCTCTGCATATTCTAAAAAATCATCTTTTTCAATTCTTTGCTTAAACTCATCCTTAGTTATAAAAAAATAGTTCTTGCTGTCAATTTCTCCTTCTCTAGGCTGTCTGGTGGTTGCTGATACTGAAAGCCAAAACTCATTGTTATCAAGAAGAGCTTTGCATATTGTACCCTTCCCTGCTCCAGAAGGCCCTGAGATAACTAATAAAAGTCCTTTTTCTTTCATTATTCATCTACCTCATCAATTTCCACTTCATCCTT
The genomic region above belongs to Clostridium swellfunianum and contains:
- a CDS encoding thiamine diphosphokinase, with translation MKAVIIAGGVPPSLDLIMNELQGDCVLICADSGANCLLEYKINPDYLIGDFDSIDEKALMYFSSRNCVIEEHPSEKDETDSELALIKAIELKPDQIALLGCTGNRLDHTFGNLGLLMKCLNTKIQAYIRDEKNTMWLANKSLSIYGKTDEYFSLLAYGSDVSNISIRGAKYSLNNYHLKLGSSLTVSNRFIDSKVEISFSDGILLITKSFD
- the rpe gene encoding ribulose-phosphate 3-epimerase — its product is MIKIAPSVLSADFSKLGYQVEELQKYGADIIHLDVMDGRFVPNITFGPPIIKSIRKYSTLPFDVHLMIEEPGRYIEDFVKAGADILTVHYEADRHIDRTINYIKSFGIKAAVALNPGTPVKNIENLIPYLDMVLIMSVNPGFGGQKFISYASSKIQEVKNLSNELNPNLLIEVDGGVDIENIKQVVDCGANVIVAGSAVFKHNKIEENIKNLKRGL
- the rsgA gene encoding ribosome small subunit-dependent GTPase A, producing the protein MEGTIIKGIGGFYYVKVDKNVYECKARGKFRYNELTPMVGDNVDISVKSGKGVIESIHRRINELTRPTVANVTQAFVVFTLVNPEVNMDLINKFLILCSYNNLKIVICINKMDLVELKDYENIIQLLKGTGYEIVFLKAKEGDGVDSLRHKLGDNITVFCGPSGVGKSTLLNKLIGSDVMKTGVISEKLGRGKHTTRHSELVDYENGYIVDTPGFSSLEIDFIPKDELQYCFPEFEEYLNGCKFAGCLHYKEPGCSIKNAVEENHINKERYDFYVKTLEELINRRIRYD
- the pknB gene encoding Stk1 family PASTA domain-containing Ser/Thr kinase; the protein is MIGTLLGNRYEILEKIGEGGMAEVYKAKCHLLNRFVAVKILKEEYSRDKEFVDKFKAEAAAAGSISHNNIVNIYDVGSQDNVNYIVMEYVNGKTLKELIIQNGRLDYNRAIDISIQIAKALECAHKTGIVHRDIKPQNILVTDDGNVKVTDFGIAKAANSATITNTNKVMGSAHYFSPEQAKGAFVDARTDIYSLGIVLYEMVTGRVPYDAESPVSVALKHLQEEVVPPKQINNNLPEGLNNLILKSMQKDAISRYQNVKDMLLDLQRIKNNSEYKVEIGNFSDEHTKIMSPLSNTDEDLEEETPKRSRKKIILILIPLALLVIAAGFFSGWYLKSTKSAPKNQTATTKDVIVPKIKGLNEKDAEAALKNVGLQLQVVSREKSDSPEGTVISSSPEEGETTKSNTEVRVYVSAGPQTSNIPDVTNLDIASASKMIENSGFLVGDKSFEYSETVPKDSIISQTPDAAAQASKNSKIDLVISKGTKIKYVTVPDLRGRSVSEAETLLGSVNLKLGNKTTIETTDVKQIDKVINQKPNANTQNVKEGSTVDITIGIEKKVKVPKLTDLTVEKARNELEKLGLKINATAKDTDIVISQDPTADTPVSVGTVINVTAKPATPPPSTGGETKS
- a CDS encoding Stp1/IreP family PP2C-type Ser/Thr phosphatase, producing MVGLLTDIGNVRKLNEDYVGYHEDNQKKIYIVADGMGGHNAGEVASKMAVDSAIEYINSMDSIENLERVLSEAIQFSNKKVYEFSKTNSSLNGMGTTITACLIKDSNMVVANVGDSRCYVIDNKGIHQVTKDHSLVQQLVDNGSITIEEAAVHPNKNIITRALGTAPVVDIDIYTIDLKEIDRVILCTDGLSNSLTDLEIYEVVMKTSISDACDRLVNLSKERGGRDNITVIIFEGECKNDWDFARKQI
- the rlmN gene encoding 23S rRNA (adenine(2503)-C(2))-methyltransferase RlmN, which translates into the protein MLNILDLSLQELKEWMKENSESQFRAKQVYDWIYKNNWDFNDMNNIPVALRDKLMKSFYIEVPKIIESLKSTSDDTEKFLLGYRDGNVIETVVMKYKHGNSVCVSTQIGCRMGCRFCASTIGGVVRNLSSGEILGQILASQKAIGERISNIVLMGSGEPLDNYENVLKFINIVNSDYGLNIGQRHITLSTCGIVPKIYDLAEENLQITLAISLHSPNDVLRKTMMPIANRYSIEEIIEACKNYIQKTNRRITFEYSLVKGINDGIEQAEELIQLLRGLLCHVNLIPVNEIKENSYEKATSDNVKAFYNKLVDFGIETTIRKEMGADINAACGQLRRSYLEDKNTKKGV